Proteins encoded in a region of the Populus nigra chromosome 3, ddPopNigr1.1, whole genome shotgun sequence genome:
- the LOC133690305 gene encoding 7-deoxyloganetin glucosyltransferase-like yields the protein MFRKILADKPHVICIPCPAQSHVKAMLKLAKLLHYRGFRITFVNTEFNHRRMLKSRGPYSLNGLPDFRFESIPDGLPPSDEKATQDVQAIFEACKKNLLAPFNELLAKLNDTASSDVPQVTCIVSDGFVPAAITAAQRHGIPVALFFSISACTFMGLKQYKELKERGLFPLKDESFLTNGYLDQVLDWIPGMKDIRLRDLPSFLRTTDPDDYFFNFCMECAERASEGSAVIFHTFDALEKEVLSALYSMFPRVYTIGPLQLLLNQMKEDNLDSIGYNLWKEEVECLQWLDSKKPNSVIYVNFGSIAVATKQQLIELGMGLAKSGHPFLWILRPDMVTGDSAILPPEFTDETKDRGFISNWCPQEEVLNHPSIGGFLTHNGWNSTAESISSGVPMLCLPFFGDQQTNCRYTCNEWGVGMEIDSNAERDKVEKLVRELMEGEKGREVKKKVMQWKILAEEAAGPSGSSSMNLDELVKAVLLP from the exons ATGTTTCGCAAAATCTTAGCTGACAAGCCTCATGTAATCTGTATTCCCTGTCCAGCTCAAAGCCATGTAAAGGCAATGCTTAAACTAGCAAAACTACTGCATTACCGAGGTTTTCGCATAACCTTCGTGAACACAGAGTTCAACCATAGACGCATGCTTAAATCTAGAGGTCCTTATTCCCTGAATGGCTTGCCCGACTTTCGGTTCGAATCTATCCCAGATGGCCTCCCTCCTTCAGATGAGAAAGCTACCCAAGATGTACAAGCAATTTTTGAGGCTTGCAAGAAGAACTTGCTAGCTCCATTTAATGAATTGCTTGCCAAGCTCAATGATACAGCATCTTCTGATGTTCCCCAAGTGACTTGCATTGTATCTGATGGATTTGTGCCAGCTGCCATCACTGCTGCTCAGAGGCATGGAATTCCTGTTGCCTTGTTCTTTTCTATCTCTGCTTGCACTTTCATGGGGCTTAAGCAATATAAAGAGCTCAAAGAAAGAGGACTGTTTCCATTAAAAG ACGAGAGCTTTTTAACAAATGGCTATTTGGATCAAGTACTAGACTGGATTCCTGGAATGAAAGATATACGATTGAGGGATCTTCCAAGTTTTCTTCGTACAACAGATCcagatgattattttttcaacttctGCATGGAATGTGCTGAGAGAGCTTCTGAAGGTTCTGCAGTGATTTTCCATACTTTTGATGCTTTGGAGAAAGAAGTCTTGAGTGCTCTTTACTCAATGTTTCCTCGTGTCTACACGATCGGTCCACTTCAATTACTTCTCAATCAAATGAAAGAAGATAATCTAGATTCTATTGGATATAATCTATGGAAAGAAGAGGTTGAGTGTCTCCAATGGCTTGATTCCAAGAAACCAAACTCAGTAATTTATGTGAACTTTGGTAGCATAGCTGTCGCTACAAAGCAGCAGCTGATTGAATTGGGAATGGGACTTGCAAAAAGTGGTCACCCATTTTTATGGATATTAAGGCCTGACATGGTCACAGGCGACTCCGCCATATTGCCACCGGAATTTACTGACGAGACTAAAGACAGAGGATTTATTTCTAACTGGTGTCCACAAGAGGAAGTTCTCAACCACCCATCAATAGGAGGTTTCCTAACACATAATGGATGGAATTCAACAGCTGAGAGCATTTCTTCTGGGGTGCCCATGCTTTGTTTGCCGTTCTTTGGTGATCAACAAACAAACTGTAGGTACACTTGCAATGAGTGGGGCGTTGGAATGGAGATTGATAGCAATGCGGAAAGAGATAAAGTGGAGAAGCTTGTGCGAGAGTTGATGGAAGGAGAGAAAGGCAGGGAGGTAAAGAAAAAAGTCATGCAGTGGAAAATATTAGCAGAGGAAGCTGCTGGTCCAAGTGGCTCATCATCCATGAATTTAGACGAGTTGGTGAAGGCAGTGCTTTtgccatga
- the LOC133690347 gene encoding 7-deoxyloganetin glucosyltransferase-like yields the protein MFRKILADKPHVICIPCPAQSHVKAMLKLAKLLHYRGFRITFVNTEFNHRRMLKSRGPNSLNGLPDFRFESIPDGLPPSDENATQDTQAIFEACKKNLLAPFNELLAKLNDTASADVPQVTCIVSDGFVPAAITAAQRHGIPVALFFSISACTFMGLKQYKELKERGLFPLKDESFLTNGYLDQVLDWIPGMKDIRLRDLPSFLRTTDPDDYHFNFCMECAERASEGSAVIFHTFDALEKEVLSALYSMFPRVYTIGPLQLLLNQMKEDDLDSIGYNLWKEEVECLQWLDSKKPNSVIYVNFGSIAVATKQQLIELGMGLAKSGHPFLWILRPDMVTGDSAILPPEFTDETKDRGFISNWCPQEEVLNHPSIGGFLTHSGWNSTAESISSGVPMLCLPFFGDQQTNCRYTCNEWGVGMEIDSNAERDKVEKLVRELMEGEKGREVKKKVMQWKILAEEAAGPSGSSSMNLDELVKGVLLKLE from the exons ATGTTTCGCAAAATCTTAGCTGACAAGCCTCATGTAATTTGTATTCCCTGTCCAGCTCAAAGCCATGTAAAGGCAATGCTTAAACTAGCAAAACTACTGCATTACCGAGGTTTTCGCATAACCTTTGTGAACACAGAGTTCAACCACAGACGCATGCTTAAATCTAGAGGTCCTAATTCCCTGAATGGCTTGCCCGACTTTCGGTTCGAATCTATCCCAGATGGCCTCCCTCCTTCAGATGAGAATGCTACCCAAGATACACAAGCAATTTTCGAGGCTTGCAAGAAGAACTTGCTAGCTCCATTTAATGAATTGCTTGCCAAGCTCAATGATACAGCATCTGCTGATGTTCCTCAAGTGACTTGCATTGTATCTGATGGATTTGTGCCAGCTGCCATCACTGCTGCTCAGAGGCATGGAATTCCTGTTGCCTTGTTCTTTTCTATCTCTGCTTGCACTTTCATGGGGCTTAAGCAATATAAAGAGCTCAAAGAAAGAGGACTGTTTCCATTAAAAG ACGAGAGCTTTTTAACAAATGGCTATTTGGATCAAGTACTAGACTGGATTCCAGGAATGAAAGATATACGGTTGAGGGATCTTCCAAGTTTTCTTCGTACAACAGATCCAGATGATTACCATTTCAACTTCTGCATGGAATGTGCTGAGAGAGCATCTGAAGGTTCTGCAGTGATTTTCCATACTTTTGATGCTTTGGAGAAAGAAGTCTTGAGTGCTCTTTACTCAATGTTTCCTCGTGTCTACACGATTGGTCCACTTCAATTACTTCTCAATCAAATGAAAGAAGATGATCTAGATTCTATTGGATATAATCTATGGAAAGAAGAGGTTGAGTGTCTCCAATGGCTTGATTCCAAGAAACCAAACTCAGTAATTTATGTGAACTTTGGTAGCATAGCTGTCGCCACAAAGCAGCAGCTGATTGAATTGGGAATGGGACTTGCAAAAAGTGGTCACCCATTTTTATGGATATTAAGGCCTGACATGGTCACAGGCGACTCCGCCATATTGCCACCAGAATTTACTGACGAGACTAAAGACAGAGGATTTATTTCTAACTGGTGTCCACAAGAGGAAGTTCTCAACCACCCATCAATAGGAGGTTTCCTAACACATAGTGGATGGAATTCAACAGCTGAGAGCATTTCTTCTGGGGTGCCCATGCTTTGTTTGCCGTTCTTTGGTGATCAACAAACAAACTGTAGGTACACTTGCAATGAGTGGGGCGTTGGAATGGAGATTGATAGCAATGCGGAAAGAGATAAAGTGGAGAAGCTTGTGCGAGAGTTGATGGAAGGAGAGAAAGGCAGGGAGGTAAAGAAAAAAGTCATGCAGTGGAAAATATTAGCAGAGGAAGCCGCTGGTCCAAGTGGCTCATCATCCATGAATTTAGACGAGTTGGTGAAGGGAGTGCTTTTGAAGTTAGAATGA